One stretch of Eretmochelys imbricata isolate rEreImb1 chromosome 1, rEreImb1.hap1, whole genome shotgun sequence DNA includes these proteins:
- the LOC144279397 gene encoding olfactory receptor 51G2-like: MSAVNDTKFQFTIFLLTGIPGKEDVYLWISIPFCLMYVISIVGNSVILFIIKTDPSLHEPMYIFLSMLSITDLGLSISTIPTILGMFLFNSREISLDACFAQLFFIHLLQSMESSFLLLMAFDRFIAICNPLRYASILTPWRLSKMGLLCVLRGVVVVLPLPFLLKRFQYCRSNIISHSYCVHQEVMNLACSDITVNNVYGLSTLLLTIGLDSLLIFLSYVMIFKTVLNVVSHAECLRALNTCVSHLCAVLLFYLPEIGLSVIHRFGNSSSHLFQFVLGYFYLLVPPLMNPIVYSVKSKQLRARIIRVFIN, encoded by the coding sequence ATGTCAGCTGTCAATGATACCAAATTCCAATTTACAATTTTCCTTCTCACCGGAATACCTGGAAAGGAAGATGTCTATCTCtggatctctatccccttctgcttAATGTATGTTATTTCAATAgtaggaaattcagtcattctgttcattataaaaacagatccaagcctccatgagcccatgtatattttcctttccatgttgtCCATCACGGACCTTGGCTTATCAATATCTACCATACCAACGATACTGGGCATGTTCTTGTTCAACTCTAGGGAGATCAGCCTTGATGCCTGTTTtgcccagctgttcttcatccacttGCTTCAAAGTATGGAATCCTCCTTCCTCTTGTTGATGGCCTTTGACCGCTTCATTGCgatctgtaacccactgagatATGCCTCCATCTTAACTCCATGGAGGTTATCCAAAATGGGACTGCTGTGTGTGCTAAGAGGGGTGGTCGTAGTATTACCACTCCCTTTTCTGCTGAAACGGTTCCAATACTGTCGAAGTAATATCATCTCCCATTCCTACTGTGTACATCAGGAAGTCATGAACCTGGCTTGTTCGGATATCACAGTCAACAATGTCTATGGCTTGTCTACTCTACTCTTAACCATTGGGTTGGACTCATtgctcatcttcctctcttatgtgatgatcTTCAAAACAGTGCTGAATGTTGTGTCCCATGCGGAGTGTCTCAGGGCCTTGAACACCTGCGTTTCCCACCTCTGTGCCGTCCTGCTCTTCTACCTACCAGAGATCGGCTTGTCTGTGATACACAGATTTGGGAATAGCTCTTCTCACTTGTTTCAGTTTGTCCTGGGCTACTTCTATCTGCTGGTCCCACCCCTAATGAACCCCATCGTGTACAGCGTGAAAAGCAAACAACTTCGTGCAAGGATAATCAGGGTGTTCATCAACTGA